TACTTCTTTGTTTGGCATAAACCCATAAAGAGTTTCAATAAAAGAGTCAAGCCTAAGTTGTGTGTCTTTTGCCACTTCGGATTCTTCCACAATTTCTGCTGAACCATCGGGAAGTAAAACAGCTGCAATGGTTTCACCTTTAATTTCATCCAAGCCGGGAATTTGTGTAAATGAGCCACCGGCGTTGATAGAACCGGCAATTTCAGTTAGAATTACATTTATGAAAACCGAGTCTGCAACAATTTTAACGACACTATTTTCTATTTCCATCTCCATATTTATCTGCTGGGTTTGAGTTTGTCCTTTAACCGTTACTGTGTTTGAAATTATTTGTTCAATGTGGTATTTTTGGGTATCACCTACTTTTAATTCTTGCGTAAGCATTACCGGTCCTGTTTTTTGCAAGCTAACTTTTTGTGCACATCCAACCAGCACCAAAAGAATTATGCTAGCAATTACTAAATTTCGTTTGTACATTTTTCCTCCAACATTAATTTGATAAACAAAAATTTGATTTTCAGATTTATCTTGGCAATTTTTTCGTAAATTATTTTATTTCACGAAATTTGTAGGCAAGTGTTCCGCCAACAAAAAAGGCAGCGTTAAGTATCATTTGCCAAAATACATTCCAATTAAAAATCAGCGAATTCCAGTTAACAGATATTACCCTCTGAAGATCATTTCCGGTTATATTTTGGAACATTTCAGAATTAATGGAAGTTGATTTAATTAGTTCCGAGAGATATTTTATGGGAAAGGGAATATGGGTGCCAAACAGAAAATTAAATATTCCAACCAGCACATTAATTCCAAAGGTTAATCCAATCACTTTCCAAAAAACTTTGTCCTTGAATATTGCAGAGAAAAAGAAGAATATGCTCCCGAGTAACAGTCCGATCTTCAGCTCGGTTATCAATGATACAAACATTCCTGCAAAAGCATATTTAAACATAAAATCAAATTTGATGGCAATAGCAATATTCACGATAATTGCCATCACAATTGCGATCAAAATTAGAACGAGCCAATTCCCGATAATTGAGACCAAATATTTCGAAAGACTGATTTTCCAAATTGATACGGGTTGGGAACGGTGAAATAATTCACAGTTCAATCTTGAATCTTCATTCAGAGCATTTTGGGAAGAGGCAATGATCATAATTGTGCACAAAAACATGGGGAATGAAATTACAGCTGCATTTATCACATAATTCAAAACCATTATCCAGCCTTGATGGTCGCCTGAATATAAATATCCTTCAAACATATTTATATTAAAACCTGTTCGATAGATTCCGATTATTCCTAAGATAAGTGAGATGAAATACAATCCGCCGGTTACCCAAATCGGGAGCAGCAAGTTTTTTTTGTGTATTATCAAATCTTTTTTGAGAAGTGCCATTAACTTATTCATTTTTACCTCCGCATTTTGCCAGAAATAGGTCGGAAAGAGACGGGCGGGAATATTCCGCTCCCTCAATATTTATTTTTTCTTTTATAATAGCACCCACCTTTCCCAAAGAATGATTGACTGTGAGCGGGTTTAATTTCATCAATTCGTCTTTTCTATCATTTGGAACTTCAATAAAATGATATGAATTTTTTAATTTTTCCACTTCATCATAGAGCACTATCTTACCGTCATCTATGAAAATAATATCCTGAAGGATGTGCTCAACTTCTTCTACCTGATGTGTAGAGATTATTATCGTTCTATTATCATCATAAAATTCTCCCAAAATAGTGTTGAAGAAATTTTTTCGGAATTCTATATCAAGCCCAAGCGTTGGTTCATCCAGCAGAAGCACTTTCACATCAAGGGATAGGGTGATGAGCAGATACAATTTCGTTTTCATTCCTTTTGAAAGTTTTCCCACTTTTTTATTTTTGGGTAATCGGCTTTTTAGGAGAAGTTTTTCAGCCTTAACTTCATTCCAAGCAGAATTCAGTCCGGCAACATATTCCATGGTTTGCTGAACAGTTAGGCGATCATCCAAACTGCTAACATCAGGGATAAAAGCAATGTGGTTGTGGATAGATTCATTATGAGATTTTAATTTTGTTTCAAAAAGCCGGATCTCTCCTGTATATTTCAAAAATCCAAGCATACATCTCATCAGAGTAGATTTTCCGGCACCATTTTTTCCGAGCAGTCCGATGATTCTTCCTCTCGGAATTTCCAAGTTTACATTATCAAGGGCTTTCAAATCTTTGAAGTATTTTGTAAGACCTTGTGTTTCAATTACATTTTTTACATTGAAATTCAAAGGTTTAAATGGTTGTTTCATTTTGCTCCTTTCTCCGAGAATTGCTGGGAAATCGTTTTGATCAGCTCATCTTTGGAAATGTTTAGAAATTGACATTTTTCAATAATTTTTTTTAGATCAATGGAAAAGAAATCATCTTTTTTCTTTTTCATAAGTTTTTTCCGTGAATTTTTTGATACAAAAATACCGACACCTCTTTTCTTATACAGATATTCTTCCAGCATCAGTTCAGTTACTGCTGCGGAAATAGTGTGAGGGTTCAAGCGATATTCCTGTGCCAATTTTCGAATGGACGGAATGGCTTCGTCCTCTTTTACTGCACATGAGAGAATTGCATTTTCAATCTCTTCCCGGACTTGCAGATAAAGAGGCATATTTTCAGTGAACTTCATCATCTTCCTCCGTATTACTGTTTGGGTCAACTAATACACCAAAGCAATTCTTTGTCAAACTTATTGTGAAAAAATTGGAGTTCAG
This genomic stretch from Candidatus Cloacimonadota bacterium harbors:
- a CDS encoding DUF6263 family protein, whose amino-acid sequence is MYKRNLVIASIILLVLVGCAQKVSLQKTGPVMLTQELKVGDTQKYHIEQIISNTVTVKGQTQTQQINMEMEIENSVVKIVADSVFINVILTEIAGSINAGGSFTQIPGLDEIKGETIAAVLLPDGSAEIVEESEVAKDTQLRLDSFIETLYGFMPNKEVKSGETWNIERSDDESSTKSIYTFRGMKLGKDKINTLTISVESEFSINSQVEKSGMDIKSILSGTSSSTIQCSTENGFVVSQKSHAAMEGSTEISGSLQGDMELPTFMNIDVTIKRLK
- a CDS encoding ABC transporter ATP-binding protein; this translates as MKQPFKPLNFNVKNVIETQGLTKYFKDLKALDNVNLEIPRGRIIGLLGKNGAGKSTLMRCMLGFLKYTGEIRLFETKLKSHNESIHNHIAFIPDVSSLDDRLTVQQTMEYVAGLNSAWNEVKAEKLLLKSRLPKNKKVGKLSKGMKTKLYLLITLSLDVKVLLLDEPTLGLDIEFRKNFFNTILGEFYDDNRTIIISTHQVEEVEHILQDIIFIDDGKIVLYDEVEKLKNSYHFIEVPNDRKDELMKLNPLTVNHSLGKVGAIIKEKINIEGAEYSRPSLSDLFLAKCGGKNE
- a CDS encoding GntR family transcriptional regulator, coding for MMKFTENMPLYLQVREEIENAILSCAVKEDEAIPSIRKLAQEYRLNPHTISAAVTELMLEEYLYKKRGVGIFVSKNSRKKLMKKKKDDFFSIDLKKIIEKCQFLNISKDELIKTISQQFSEKGAK